In Nitrospira sp., one genomic interval encodes:
- the flgB gene encoding flagellar basal body rod protein FlgB: MTIFDRTIQLLGRSLDLRGARQQIIQANIANEETPKYRAKDLNFGQALADAQRGKLPVTLASTDPRHIGPKGRGYQQVTARIEEVPAGDLPLDANTVNIELEMAKMSDNAQQYNTAAAILSMKFRGLLSAVREGR, translated from the coding sequence ATGACCATTTTCGACAGGACGATCCAGCTGCTTGGGCGATCGCTCGACCTTCGTGGAGCGAGGCAGCAAATCATTCAAGCCAACATTGCCAATGAAGAAACACCCAAGTATCGGGCTAAGGATCTAAATTTCGGGCAAGCCTTGGCCGATGCGCAACGGGGAAAATTGCCCGTCACGCTGGCATCGACGGATCCACGACACATCGGACCGAAGGGCAGGGGGTATCAGCAGGTGACCGCCCGAATCGAAGAGGTACCGGCCGGGGACCTGCCGCTGGATGCCAACACGGTCAACATCGAGCTGGAAATGGCCAAGATGTCGGACAACGCGCAGCAATACAACACGGCGGCGGCCATCTTGAGCATGAAGTTCCGTGGGTTGCTGAGTGCCGTTCGCGAGGGGCGTTGA
- the flgC gene encoding flagellar basal body rod protein FlgC produces MDLTDSLAVSVSALDAQRHRLNVIASNLANAQSTRTNHGGPYKRRDVVFESAPIGAPFQRAFRQVTTGPARHAVEGVKVAKVIEDKKPGQSIYDPRHPDADKNGFVTMPNVNVMEEMVNMIGASRAYEANVQAINASRTMWNRALEIGR; encoded by the coding sequence ATGGATTTAACGGATAGTCTGGCTGTGTCGGTTTCCGCGCTGGATGCCCAACGGCATCGCTTGAACGTCATCGCCAGCAACCTCGCGAACGCCCAATCGACGCGAACCAACCATGGCGGCCCCTACAAGCGCCGGGACGTCGTGTTCGAGTCGGCGCCGATCGGTGCGCCGTTCCAGCGGGCCTTTCGTCAGGTCACCACGGGACCCGCACGCCATGCCGTCGAAGGGGTGAAGGTCGCCAAGGTAATCGAGGACAAGAAGCCCGGGCAGTCCATCTACGATCCCAGGCATCCGGATGCCGACAAGAACGGCTTCGTCACGATGCCGAACGTCAATGTGATGGAGGAGATGGTCAATATGATCGGCGCATCCCGGGCCTACGAGGCGAACGTCCAGGCCATCAATGCCAGCCGGACGATGTGGAATCGTGCACTGGAGATCGGGAGGTAA
- a CDS encoding PAS domain-containing protein, which produces MTVKSCDANQSKNDLLTRAFQDFDQAATILQQSYEALTARLQQMDLELAQTNESLRETLRQTEAMRAHVTAVLESLDTGVIVADQQDMVERCNHSAERLLGVAQASLQGRRAADILRELRRDHGDYPVLLPNGRAIVLTQTDMTDEAGALIGRLVLIHDVTRVRQLESRLQRRNRLEAMGQMVGSIAHEIRNPLGSVELFASLLRRDLREQPHLRVYAEHISVAVQSMDRLLANLLSYTKPDCSKVDWHGVEALLDEVLTMAAHAIAPGSVEVRRILHPNVTHIWCDEGKMKQVLLNLVLNAVQAMPSGGVLTVAVDLPHVRWDETPAVSITVSDTGVGIPQDLQGRIFDPFFTTKDHGTGLGLAIVHALVEAHQGRIDVESRPGQGTSFLMTLPHGPRSEASHSEGALVPFKRFEKSGERWEVIEKENEA; this is translated from the coding sequence GTGACGGTCAAGTCGTGTGATGCCAATCAATCGAAGAACGACCTGTTAACCAGAGCCTTCCAGGATTTCGACCAAGCGGCCACCATTCTGCAACAGTCCTACGAGGCCTTGACCGCGCGCCTTCAACAGATGGACCTCGAACTCGCGCAGACCAATGAGAGCCTTCGCGAGACTCTTCGCCAGACCGAGGCGATGCGCGCCCATGTGACGGCGGTCCTCGAGTCGCTGGACACGGGCGTCATCGTGGCCGACCAGCAGGACATGGTGGAACGCTGCAACCATTCGGCCGAACGGCTGCTCGGGGTTGCTCAGGCGTCGTTGCAAGGGCGGCGCGCCGCCGACATTCTGCGGGAGCTGCGACGGGATCACGGCGACTATCCCGTCCTGCTGCCGAACGGCCGCGCCATCGTGTTGACGCAAACCGATATGACCGATGAGGCGGGGGCCTTGATCGGGAGGTTGGTGCTGATACATGACGTCACCCGCGTCCGTCAGTTGGAGAGCCGTCTGCAGCGGCGGAACCGACTGGAAGCCATGGGGCAAATGGTCGGCAGCATCGCGCACGAGATCAGAAATCCGCTCGGGAGCGTGGAGCTGTTTGCGTCGCTGCTCCGGCGCGATCTCCGTGAGCAACCTCATCTGCGGGTCTATGCCGAACATATCTCGGTCGCCGTGCAATCGATGGACCGATTGTTGGCGAACCTGTTGAGTTACACGAAACCCGATTGTTCCAAAGTCGACTGGCATGGCGTAGAGGCCCTGCTCGACGAGGTGCTGACGATGGCGGCCCATGCCATCGCTCCCGGTTCGGTGGAAGTCCGCCGCATCCTCCATCCGAATGTGACCCATATCTGGTGTGATGAGGGCAAGATGAAGCAGGTCTTGCTCAACCTGGTCCTGAATGCCGTTCAGGCCATGCCCAGCGGCGGGGTGCTGACGGTGGCGGTCGACCTTCCGCACGTCCGCTGGGATGAAACTCCGGCGGTTTCCATCACCGTGAGTGATACCGGCGTGGGGATTCCGCAGGACCTGCAGGGCAGAATTTTCGACCCCTTCTTCACGACCAAAGACCATGGGACGGGGCTCGGTCTGGCCATCGTCCATGCCTTGGTGGAGGCCCACCAGGGACGCATCGACGTGGAGAGCCGTCCGGGGCAGGGGACGTCGTTCTTGATGACCTTGCCGCATGGACCCCGTTCGGAAGCCTCTCACTCAGAGGGGGCGCTCGTTCCGTTCAAACGATTCGAGAAGAGCGGAGAGCGCTGGGAAGTTATTGAAAAGGAGAACGAGGCATGA
- a CDS encoding sigma-54-dependent Fis family transcriptional regulator yields MSVQQAVEGASASTEEPRVVLIVDDEPSMRTALSETVRRLGYQVKGAVDGADAIEQVERMKPWLVVTDLKMPRLNGLDLVKAIKQKAPHTYIVLMTAYGTVETAVEAMKCGANDYILKPFSTDLLERVILNLQATTATDEQDAPATTEARAILTQDPGMIRLLTTLEGVASSQATVLISGESGTGKELLARYIHARSPRAHRPFVALNCAALPDSLLESELFGHERGAFTGALNKKLGKFEMAHTGTLFLDEISEMNLGLQAKLLRVLQEREVDRVGGREPVPVNIRVIATTNRSLYHEVTQGRFREDLFYRLNVFPVSVPPLRERSGDIPLLARHFLRASAQRNGITSPTLTDRAVADLQSRTWKGNVRELENVIERAVLVAGGGAIDVDHLMLGDGAVPVREGEPPLPAAAIPSTHGSLWEMERELIFKTLARVKDNRTHAAKELGISIRTLRNKLREYREMGYPVATEKA; encoded by the coding sequence ATGAGCGTGCAGCAAGCGGTGGAGGGAGCATCCGCGTCGACCGAAGAGCCGCGGGTCGTGTTGATTGTTGATGACGAGCCCTCCATGCGGACGGCGTTGTCGGAGACGGTGCGCCGTCTGGGGTACCAGGTGAAGGGCGCGGTGGACGGGGCCGACGCCATCGAACAGGTCGAACGTATGAAACCGTGGTTGGTGGTGACGGACCTGAAGATGCCCAGGCTCAACGGGCTGGACTTGGTCAAGGCGATCAAGCAGAAGGCGCCCCACACCTACATCGTCCTGATGACCGCCTACGGCACGGTGGAGACGGCGGTGGAAGCCATGAAGTGCGGGGCGAACGATTATATCCTGAAGCCGTTTTCGACCGATCTGCTCGAGCGGGTGATCCTCAATCTGCAGGCCACGACGGCCACGGACGAACAGGATGCGCCGGCGACCACCGAGGCTCGTGCGATCTTGACCCAGGACCCCGGGATGATCCGGCTGTTGACGACGTTGGAAGGGGTGGCGTCCAGTCAAGCCACCGTGTTGATCAGCGGTGAAAGTGGGACAGGAAAGGAACTGCTGGCTCGCTACATCCACGCCCGCAGTCCTCGCGCCCATCGTCCGTTCGTGGCGCTCAATTGCGCCGCCTTGCCGGACAGCTTGCTGGAGAGCGAGTTGTTCGGCCATGAGCGCGGCGCCTTCACCGGCGCGCTGAACAAGAAACTGGGGAAGTTTGAAATGGCCCATACCGGCACGCTCTTCCTCGACGAAATCAGCGAAATGAATCTGGGCTTGCAGGCGAAGCTGTTACGAGTTTTGCAGGAGCGTGAGGTGGATCGCGTGGGCGGCCGCGAGCCGGTGCCGGTCAACATTCGAGTGATTGCGACCACGAATCGGTCGCTCTATCACGAAGTGACGCAAGGCCGTTTTCGCGAGGACTTGTTCTATCGCCTGAACGTGTTTCCGGTCAGCGTCCCGCCGTTGCGTGAGCGGTCGGGCGATATTCCGCTTCTGGCAAGACATTTCCTTCGGGCTTCGGCGCAGCGGAATGGGATTACCTCACCGACCTTGACCGACCGCGCCGTCGCGGACCTGCAGAGTCGAACTTGGAAGGGGAACGTTCGGGAATTGGAGAACGTCATCGAACGCGCCGTGTTGGTGGCTGGCGGTGGAGCGATCGATGTTGATCACCTGATGCTTGGGGATGGGGCGGTTCCGGTGCGGGAAGGGGAGCCGCCTCTGCCTGCCGCGGCGATACCCTCCACCCATGGATCCTTGTGGGAGATGGAGCGAGAGCTGATTTTCAAGACGCTGGCTCGCGTCAAAGACAACCGAACCCATGCGGCGAAGGAATTGGGCATCAGCATCAGGACGCTGCGGAACAAGTTACGCGAGTATCGCGAGATGGGGTATCCGGTCGCGACAGAGAAGGCATAA